One Alicyclobacillus acidoterrestris DNA window includes the following coding sequences:
- a CDS encoding transposase, which produces MWTKPEDDTNKKQSKLDLAWQMLLDVRKQVTCRLWVVMDRWYFSKPFLRQCESQNFDWVTKAKRNTQLFRRLIEPGTGRERFVPVRPKDLIREVYPLLMQQRDVDVASVACENIYLKMPTTSVNRKGEVVVKMKYAPIAAVVGQRVKPDNKTTEQNGLVDPNEPVDKDDLAAEYKGAYLLISNRHDAPKEVLSAWLRRWHIEILFRTAKQELGMLNCHSSNENHIHAHLTLLFTAETLIRYLLWEQRKTAGKEDCTHGQVIRNLICIRCRNRQAARTNEPGSITIDLDTEAKQFARLIRKLWPLNLELRWFDSTNNQLLRATA; this is translated from the coding sequence ATCTGGACGAAGCCCGAAGATGATACGAACAAAAAGCAATCCAAGTTGGATCTGGCGTGGCAAATGCTCCTCGATGTCCGCAAGCAGGTAACGTGCCGGTTGTGGGTAGTGATGGACCGCTGGTATTTCAGCAAACCGTTCCTGCGCCAGTGTGAATCGCAGAACTTCGACTGGGTTACGAAAGCCAAACGCAACACGCAACTGTTCCGCCGACTGATTGAGCCAGGCACGGGCCGTGAACGGTTCGTTCCGGTACGTCCAAAGGACCTCATCCGTGAGGTTTATCCGCTGCTTATGCAGCAACGCGATGTAGATGTAGCCTCCGTCGCATGTGAGAATATCTACCTCAAGATGCCCACCACTTCGGTAAATCGCAAGGGTGAAGTGGTCGTGAAAATGAAGTACGCCCCAATCGCCGCCGTGGTCGGCCAACGGGTAAAACCAGATAACAAGACCACAGAACAAAACGGGCTTGTGGATCCAAACGAACCCGTTGATAAAGACGACTTGGCCGCTGAATACAAGGGAGCGTATCTCCTGATAAGCAACCGTCACGATGCACCCAAAGAGGTTCTCAGTGCCTGGTTAAGACGATGGCATATTGAAATCCTCTTCCGTACCGCAAAGCAGGAACTGGGAATGCTGAATTGTCATTCCTCCAACGAGAATCACATTCACGCACATCTTACACTGCTGTTCACAGCAGAGACGCTGATTCGATATCTGCTTTGGGAACAACGAAAAACAGCGGGCAAAGAAGATTGCACACACGGCCAAGTGATCCGCAATCTGATTTGCATCCGCTGCCGAAACCGTCAAGCCGCTCGAACTAACGAGCCAGGCTCGATCACTATCGATCTTGACACAGAGGCAAAACAATTTGCAAGACTCATTCGCAAACTATGGCCGCTAAATTTAGAATTGCGGTGGTTCGACTCCACCAATAACCAATTATTGAGAGCAACTGCATAG
- a CDS encoding 3-hydroxyacyl-CoA dehydrogenase NAD-binding domain-containing protein codes for MRKGTVTVVGAGTMGNGIVEVFAVAGYFVKLFDVNEEARDHGIRAILLRLQKQFERGRLRAKPQEIMSRIQGIPTLERSEGSALVMEAALERLDVKQDIFRSLDNIHSPTTILATNTSSMSVTEIASVTNHPERVIGMHFFNPAPRMPLVEIVRSRMSSDDAISTAMRLANDVGKVPIQVRDTPGFIVNRVARPFYNEALRLVGDRVATIEQVDRIMRSAGFKMGPFELQDMIGLDINFAATSSTYESFFGEPRFRPHPIQRTMVNSGMLGRKTGRGYYRYDE; via the coding sequence GTGCGTAAGGGGACAGTGACTGTTGTCGGTGCCGGAACCATGGGCAATGGCATTGTGGAAGTCTTTGCTGTGGCTGGCTATTTTGTAAAGCTGTTCGATGTGAACGAAGAGGCTAGGGATCATGGCATTCGAGCGATTTTACTGCGCCTTCAAAAACAATTTGAGCGCGGAAGACTTCGTGCGAAACCGCAGGAAATCATGAGTCGTATTCAGGGAATTCCAACGCTGGAGCGGTCGGAAGGCTCAGCTTTGGTGATGGAGGCGGCACTTGAGAGGCTGGATGTCAAACAAGATATTTTCCGTAGTCTCGATAACATCCATTCGCCGACAACCATTTTGGCGACCAATACCTCCTCGATGTCTGTCACAGAGATTGCATCGGTAACCAATCATCCTGAACGCGTGATTGGTATGCACTTTTTTAACCCAGCGCCACGTATGCCCTTAGTAGAAATTGTTCGATCCCGCATGAGCAGCGATGACGCCATATCTACGGCGATGCGTTTGGCGAATGATGTTGGCAAGGTGCCAATTCAAGTCCGTGACACACCGGGGTTCATCGTGAATCGGGTTGCCCGTCCCTTCTATAATGAAGCACTTCGCCTGGTTGGGGATAGGGTCGCGACGATTGAGCAAGTGGATAGGATTATGAGAAGTGCCGGGTTTAAGATGGGACCTTTTGAACTGCAAGATATGATTGGGCTCGACATTAACTTTGCGGCGACGAGTTCCACGTATGAATCCTTTTTTGGCGAACCTAGGTTTCGACCGCATCCCATTCAGCGAACCATGGTCAATTCTGGTATGCTCGGTCGAAAAACCGGGAGGGGGTATTACAGGTATGACGAGTAA
- the tnpB gene encoding IS66 family insertion sequence element accessory protein TnpB (TnpB, as the term is used for proteins encoded by IS66 family insertion elements, is considered an accessory protein, since TnpC, encoded by a neighboring gene, is a DDE family transposase.), which produces MLNDATSEQKVYLAGGVTDMRKSIDGLAVLVKEVFDLNPFSPCLFVFCNRQRDKLKILQWDHAGFWLHYRRLERGRFQWPDASQEGPICVSRRELRWLLDGLSITQRQAHPKVVAKTVI; this is translated from the coding sequence ATGCTGAATGACGCGACATCGGAGCAGAAAGTCTACTTGGCGGGCGGTGTTACGGATATGCGCAAATCCATTGACGGACTCGCCGTACTCGTCAAAGAGGTGTTCGACTTGAATCCGTTCTCGCCCTGTCTTTTCGTCTTCTGCAATCGGCAACGAGACAAGTTAAAGATTCTCCAGTGGGATCACGCCGGATTCTGGCTGCACTACCGTCGCTTAGAGCGCGGTCGTTTTCAGTGGCCAGATGCATCCCAAGAAGGCCCTATCTGTGTCAGCCGTCGAGAACTTCGCTGGTTGCTGGACGGGTTGTCCATCACACAACGTCAAGCACATCCAAAGGTGGTGGCGAAGACGGTCATATGA
- a CDS encoding IS3 family transposase yields MLDVSRSGYYAWRRRPESERSKRRKRITKRIHQIFVKSRRLYGSPKITQILRREDGERVS; encoded by the coding sequence ATGTTGGATGTATCTCGGAGCGGGTATTACGCTTGGCGCAGGCGCCCGGAGAGCGAGCGTTCCAAACGCCGAAAACGAATCACGAAACGGATTCACCAGATATTTGTGAAGTCCCGTCGACTTTATGGCAGCCCCAAAATCACGCAAATCCTGCGCAGAGAAGATGGTGAGCGGGTGTCGTAG
- a CDS encoding IS3 family transposase has product MRYFTLTENVLNQTFVAERPNQVYMADITYIPTDEGWVYLASLMDLYSRKIVGWRADARMTKELCIAALEQAFKRQSPVGSVLHHSDRGSQYASHDYQNKMQEYDMVGSMSRKGNCFDNACIESFHSIIKRELVYLEKFKTRKQAIQRIFEYIEIWYNRERVHASIDFLSPAEYERRYFHTQQVKAS; this is encoded by the coding sequence GTGCGCTACTTTACGCTCACGGAGAATGTGCTGAACCAGACGTTCGTCGCAGAGCGGCCAAACCAGGTGTATATGGCGGATATCACGTATATTCCAACGGATGAAGGATGGGTCTACCTAGCCAGTTTAATGGACTTGTACAGCCGAAAAATCGTGGGGTGGCGTGCCGACGCACGAATGACGAAAGAATTGTGCATCGCGGCACTCGAACAGGCTTTTAAACGTCAAAGTCCCGTTGGTTCTGTGTTGCATCATTCAGACCGTGGGAGCCAATACGCCTCTCATGACTACCAGAACAAGATGCAAGAATACGACATGGTCGGGAGCATGAGTCGCAAAGGAAACTGCTTTGATAATGCGTGTATCGAGTCGTTTCATAGCATCATCAAGCGGGAACTTGTCTATCTCGAAAAGTTCAAAACGCGTAAGCAAGCCATACAACGGATTTTCGAGTACATCGAAATCTGGTACAACCGGGAGCGTGTTCACGCGTCCATCGACTTTCTATCACCGGCCGAGTATGAAAGAAGATATTTCCACACGCAACAGGTTAAAGCAAGCTGA
- a CDS encoding thiolase family protein → MACEAVIVDAVRTPFGKYGGALSRVRPDDLAAIVIRSLIERNPLLNPSDIEDVIFGCANQAGEDNRNIARMALLLAGLPETVGGVTVNRLCASGLEAVNQAAAAIRMGVGKAYIAGGVESMSRAPLVMLKAEQAFPRGNPEVADTTIGWRFVNPKLAALHPPISMGETAENVAEQYQISREDQDEFALVSQRRAADAWDRGIFEREVIPVEVPLARGQTQIVERDEHIRPNVTMESLAKLKPVFRSGGTVTAGNSSGINDGAAALLLMDKDYAESLGLQPLARIVSFAVAGVNPDVMGLGPIYATRKLLNRVGISIHDVDIVEINEAFAAQSLACIRELGMDTDKVNVNGGAIAYGHPLGASGARLVGTLTYELIRRQGRYGLASLCIGVGQGLATLVERLS, encoded by the coding sequence ATGGCGTGTGAAGCGGTAATTGTAGACGCTGTAAGAACCCCATTTGGCAAATATGGTGGTGCGTTGTCTCGCGTTCGACCAGATGACTTGGCAGCCATCGTGATTCGTTCATTAATCGAGAGAAATCCACTGTTGAATCCCAGTGATATCGAGGATGTCATCTTCGGATGCGCCAATCAGGCTGGTGAGGACAACCGGAACATTGCGAGGATGGCGCTTTTGCTTGCTGGTTTACCTGAAACCGTGGGCGGCGTAACTGTAAACAGGCTTTGCGCCTCTGGCTTGGAAGCGGTGAATCAAGCGGCTGCCGCCATTCGGATGGGCGTTGGGAAGGCATACATTGCCGGTGGCGTGGAGAGTATGTCACGGGCTCCGCTTGTGATGTTAAAGGCTGAGCAGGCATTTCCGCGGGGGAATCCCGAGGTGGCGGACACGACAATTGGATGGCGCTTTGTGAATCCTAAGCTGGCAGCGCTGCATCCGCCCATTAGTATGGGTGAGACTGCAGAGAACGTCGCGGAGCAATACCAAATTTCGCGAGAAGATCAGGATGAATTTGCGCTGGTTAGTCAGCGTAGAGCTGCCGATGCATGGGATAGAGGCATCTTTGAGCGAGAAGTCATTCCCGTCGAAGTGCCGTTAGCGCGCGGGCAGACTCAAATCGTAGAGAGAGATGAGCACATACGACCCAATGTGACGATGGAGAGCCTTGCAAAGTTAAAACCAGTTTTTCGTTCTGGTGGAACGGTGACTGCCGGAAATTCATCTGGGATTAACGATGGCGCCGCAGCGCTGCTCCTCATGGATAAGGATTATGCGGAGTCGTTGGGTTTGCAGCCACTTGCTAGGATTGTTTCATTTGCAGTAGCGGGGGTCAATCCGGATGTCATGGGGCTTGGCCCGATTTACGCGACTCGCAAGCTACTCAACCGCGTTGGGATTTCAATCCATGATGTAGATATTGTCGAAATTAACGAGGCGTTTGCTGCACAATCCTTAGCTTGCATTCGAGAACTCGGGATGGACACAGATAAGGTCAATGTGAACGGTGGCGCGATCGCGTATGGACATCCGCTGGGCGCAAGCGGTGCGCGATTGGTCGGGACGCTGACCTATGAACTCATTCGCCGTCAGGGGCGATACGGACTTGCGTCGTTGTGTATTGGTGTGGGTCAAGGCTTAGCCACGCTTGTGGAAAGGTTGTCGTAG
- a CDS encoding NAD(P)H-dependent flavin oxidoreductase, giving the protein MYTRRLIDTLGIRYPIIQGGMGNVSSGELCAAVSEAGGLGQIGAGTLPLDEVERRIVVAKQLTRNPFGVNLPVNIHPDPQGVIELIQTHDVPVVSLSAGNPSPWIPRLHRIGKTVMVTVASEKHAVKAAEAGADILVAEGVEAAGKNSPLEITTMVLVPLVARAVRVPVVAAGGIADANGLVAALALGASGVQMGTRLIATKEALVNLRYKEALLHATESDTLVLGRSIGRITRVLATPRSKELYEKEQCGMSLSEFEQALSEDSHVRGALEGLFEVGHVNAGQVAGAIKDIPTMQELFDRMIKASFDINQMISDGLADLNVMGG; this is encoded by the coding sequence ATGTATACCCGACGATTAATCGATACACTGGGTATTCGTTATCCGATTATTCAGGGTGGAATGGGAAACGTCAGTAGCGGCGAGTTATGTGCCGCTGTTTCGGAAGCAGGCGGACTGGGTCAGATTGGTGCTGGAACGCTACCGCTGGATGAAGTTGAAAGGCGTATCGTCGTTGCGAAACAATTGACGCGCAACCCTTTTGGAGTCAATTTGCCTGTCAATATCCATCCTGATCCACAAGGGGTTATCGAGTTAATTCAAACTCATGATGTGCCAGTTGTGAGTCTATCAGCGGGCAACCCAAGCCCTTGGATTCCACGTTTACATCGCATCGGTAAGACGGTGATGGTCACTGTGGCCTCGGAAAAACATGCAGTCAAGGCGGCAGAGGCTGGAGCGGATATATTGGTTGCTGAAGGTGTGGAAGCGGCCGGGAAAAACTCTCCGCTGGAGATTACAACGATGGTATTGGTGCCTTTGGTTGCAAGAGCCGTTCGGGTTCCAGTCGTCGCCGCAGGTGGAATTGCGGACGCAAACGGCCTGGTTGCCGCCCTTGCTTTGGGGGCGAGTGGGGTTCAAATGGGGACCCGTCTGATTGCGACAAAGGAAGCGCTTGTCAATCTGCGATACAAGGAAGCGCTACTACATGCCACAGAAAGCGATACGCTGGTTCTTGGCCGATCCATTGGCCGAATAACCCGCGTGCTTGCCACGCCACGCTCGAAGGAACTCTACGAGAAGGAGCAATGTGGCATGTCGCTGTCTGAATTCGAACAGGCCCTAAGCGAAGATAGTCACGTGAGAGGCGCGTTAGAGGGATTATTCGAAGTGGGACATGTGAATGCAGGGCAAGTGGCCGGTGCAATCAAAGATATTCCCACGATGCAAGAACTGTTTGACCGTATGATCAAGGCGTCGTTTGACATCAATCAGATGATTTCAGACGGCTTGGCTGATTTGAACGTGATGGGGGGGTGA
- a CDS encoding transposase, which translates to MKQYDKEFKLHAVQLVSESGKPASQVARELGVSQKTLYGWMSKFKEDPSTPFVGSGNLKPEAKALRDLERENRELREENAILKKAARIFMNDRK; encoded by the coding sequence ATGAAGCAATATGACAAGGAATTTAAACTGCATGCTGTTCAATTAGTTTCGGAAAGTGGGAAGCCAGCGAGCCAGGTAGCTCGTGAACTGGGTGTATCACAAAAGACGTTGTATGGCTGGATGTCGAAGTTCAAGGAGGATCCGTCTACTCCGTTCGTTGGCAGCGGGAACCTCAAGCCGGAAGCGAAGGCCCTGCGGGATCTTGAGCGGGAGAACCGCGAACTGCGAGAGGAGAATGCCATCCTAAAAAAAGCCGCGCGCATCTTCATGAACGACCGGAAGTAA
- the tnpA gene encoding IS66 family insertion sequence element accessory protein TnpA: MCRTELRDLWEGRIASFRASGQSAPVWCDEHGVNIHTLRYWLQKTSTSHKSGPRSPVKWLSVEVAEGSGGQPMSGGKIAICIGDARVEVEPGCNLVFLREVVQTLATLC; this comes from the coding sequence TTGTGCAGAACGGAGTTACGAGATCTGTGGGAGGGACGGATCGCGAGCTTTCGTGCCAGTGGCCAAAGTGCGCCAGTCTGGTGCGACGAGCACGGTGTCAATATTCATACCTTGCGGTATTGGCTGCAGAAGACGAGCACTAGCCACAAGTCGGGACCTAGGTCACCGGTGAAATGGTTGTCCGTCGAGGTTGCCGAGGGCAGTGGTGGCCAGCCAATGTCAGGAGGTAAAATTGCAATTTGTATCGGCGATGCCCGTGTTGAAGTGGAGCCAGGGTGTAATCTCGTCTTTTTACGCGAGGTCGTTCAGACCTTGGCGACATTATGCTGA
- a CDS encoding 3-hydroxyacyl-CoA dehydrogenase family protein, producing the protein MTSNILLLGDGKTADDLARWLQSKGDHVTQYRVNHPIDLNSCPPFDVMIDAHFDINRKMTAWASVRNCVTDDAMVFTSCTAACVTQVAALMDRNLLVAGFHPWAIETLDVMELSRPLQEENDHRWGRLEQFWAERGKHVEVVDDAPGLVFPRILSLLVNEASFALSEGVATAQDIDSAMVLGTNYPKGPFTWADEIGVDEILAVLASLHRELGEDRYRPSLYLKKLVYAGRTGKYAGRGFYQYEQEVMSDV; encoded by the coding sequence ATGACGAGTAATATTCTTCTTCTCGGTGACGGAAAGACGGCGGATGATCTCGCGAGATGGCTCCAATCAAAAGGAGATCATGTAACGCAATATCGTGTAAACCACCCGATTGATTTGAATTCGTGTCCGCCTTTTGATGTGATGATCGACGCTCATTTCGATATAAATCGAAAGATGACAGCATGGGCGTCTGTTCGCAATTGTGTAACGGATGATGCGATGGTGTTCACCTCTTGTACTGCCGCGTGTGTCACGCAAGTAGCAGCGCTCATGGATAGGAATCTACTTGTTGCTGGTTTTCATCCCTGGGCAATTGAAACGCTTGATGTCATGGAGCTCTCTCGCCCCCTTCAGGAGGAAAATGATCATAGATGGGGGAGATTGGAGCAATTCTGGGCAGAACGTGGCAAACATGTCGAAGTGGTGGATGACGCACCAGGGCTGGTCTTCCCCAGGATTTTGTCACTGCTTGTCAACGAGGCTTCGTTCGCACTCAGTGAAGGGGTGGCTACGGCACAGGACATCGATAGTGCCATGGTTCTTGGCACGAATTATCCCAAAGGGCCCTTTACTTGGGCTGATGAAATTGGTGTTGATGAGATTTTGGCTGTTCTCGCGAGCTTACACAGAGAATTAGGTGAAGATCGGTATCGACCCTCTTTATATTTGAAAAAGCTCGTATACGCTGGGCGAACTGGAAAATACGCAGGCCGCGGTTTTTACCAGTATGAACAGGAGGTTATGTCGGATGTGTAA
- the tnpC gene encoding IS66 family transposase, whose amino-acid sequence MTRDYGHQCRISKHEKSSASQTEQLESIQNENRLLKQEISDLKQQVSLLLEQLRLSKHKRFGATSERSDSEQLRLFNEVEVESEPAIEEPTTESVSVKPRKKQPGFRDELLKNLPVERIEYRLSEDERVCPCCGECMHEMSSEIRKELKIIPAQKIVIEHVQIIYSCRPCERNGTETPVVKAKMPRPAFPGSLASPSAVAYIMDKKYGDGMPLYRLEQQFARQGMPLSRQTMANWVLTGANQWLQKIYERMHRELLRCKYLHADETTVQVLHEYGRAAETNSYMWLYRTGRDAPPIVLYEYQMTRAQEHPIHFLNGFKGYLHVDGYAGYNQIPNVVTVSCWSHARRGFDEAIKSLPSNKRNAPVAAREGLNYCNQLFKIERDLKDATPEERYDQRLKRSRPVLDAFLAWLEVQKDQVLPKSLLGKAIGYCLNRWPKLVAFLEDGNLEIDNNRAERAIKPFVMGRKAWLFSNTPSGARASAMIYSIVETAKENGLSPLHYLTYLFEQMPNVDIDNPETLRDLLPWSSALPESVRNPRKK is encoded by the coding sequence ATGACAAGGGATTATGGTCATCAATGTCGAATCAGTAAACATGAAAAATCATCGGCTTCACAGACCGAACAGCTTGAATCCATACAGAACGAAAACCGGTTATTAAAACAAGAAATATCGGATTTGAAACAGCAGGTCAGTCTCCTCCTAGAGCAACTTCGTTTGTCTAAGCATAAACGCTTTGGTGCGACGAGCGAGCGTTCCGACTCAGAGCAATTGCGGCTGTTCAATGAAGTGGAAGTCGAATCAGAGCCTGCAATTGAGGAACCGACGACCGAATCCGTCTCGGTTAAGCCCCGCAAGAAGCAACCAGGCTTTCGGGACGAACTGCTCAAGAATCTGCCCGTGGAGCGTATCGAGTATCGGCTCTCGGAAGACGAGCGGGTCTGCCCTTGCTGTGGAGAATGCATGCACGAGATGAGTTCTGAGATTCGTAAAGAGCTGAAGATTATTCCGGCTCAGAAAATCGTCATCGAACATGTGCAAATCATATACAGTTGTCGACCGTGCGAACGCAATGGGACTGAAACGCCTGTGGTGAAGGCGAAGATGCCGCGTCCAGCTTTTCCGGGTAGCTTGGCATCGCCATCGGCGGTGGCCTACATCATGGACAAGAAGTATGGGGATGGTATGCCGCTTTATCGGCTGGAGCAGCAATTTGCACGCCAAGGCATGCCATTATCACGACAGACCATGGCGAACTGGGTACTAACTGGGGCGAACCAATGGCTCCAGAAAATCTACGAACGAATGCACAGAGAACTGCTTAGATGCAAGTACTTGCACGCAGATGAGACCACTGTTCAGGTCTTGCATGAATACGGTCGAGCCGCTGAGACAAACTCATACATGTGGCTATACCGTACGGGGCGGGATGCTCCGCCAATCGTACTGTATGAGTACCAAATGACCCGGGCTCAAGAGCACCCGATTCATTTTCTCAACGGGTTCAAGGGTTACCTTCATGTGGATGGCTACGCCGGGTACAACCAGATTCCGAATGTAGTCACCGTGTCTTGTTGGAGCCATGCTCGACGTGGTTTTGACGAAGCGATTAAATCGCTTCCCTCCAACAAAAGAAATGCCCCGGTTGCTGCGAGGGAAGGTCTCAATTACTGCAACCAACTTTTCAAAATTGAACGCGATTTAAAAGACGCGACCCCAGAGGAACGTTATGACCAGCGGCTAAAACGAAGTCGCCCGGTTTTAGACGCTTTTTTGGCGTGGCTTGAAGTTCAAAAGGATCAGGTTCTACCAAAAAGTCTGTTGGGAAAAGCGATTGGATACTGTTTGAACCGATGGCCAAAACTTGTTGCCTTTTTAGAAGATGGGAACTTGGAGATTGACAACAATCGTGCGGAACGAGCGATTAAACCATTCGTGATGGGGCGCAAGGCGTGGCTGTTCAGTAACACGCCTAGCGGAGCGAGGGCCAGTGCGATGATCTACAGCATCGTAGAAACCGCCAAGGAGAACGGCTTGAGCCCCTTGCACTACCTGACCTATCTCTTCGAACAAATGCCGAACGTGGACATAGACAATCCAGAGACACTACGGGATCTCCTTCCTTGGTCAAGTGCTTTGCCAGAAAGTGTCCGCAACCCCAGGAAAAAATAA
- a CDS encoding NAD-dependent succinate-semialdehyde dehydrogenase, protein MAEVKRMFVNHEWIESESKEVLRVISPANGEEVGVVTFGDERDAAKAIAAAHEAYPDWSTTTAQKRAKCLYQLYELVRNHRDELATIIATEMGKPLREAKWEVLGAADNFMWYAEEAKRVYGETVPSSDPKKRLMVMRQPVGVVAAITPWNFPVNMVARKIAPALAAGCTVILKPAESTPLSAIRLFELIEEAGFPKGVANLVIGDPEKIGKEFLENPNVRKIAFTGSTRVGKLLMEGAARQVKRVSLELGGHAPFIVFDDADLDAAVQGLFESKYRTSGQMCICTNRLFVHESVLQEFTQKLIERLKHAKVGDGRDKATEIGPLVNEKGMNKVLEHIEDAVAKGAKVVYGGRRLVEGEYANGFYIEPTVLVDVTPDMKILREETFGPVVPMIPFQDEASVLRMANDSTYGLAAYVYTRDNSRCFRMAEGLEYGIVGVNDGAPTQTQAPFGGFKESGIGREGGRYAMDAFLETKFVSFGI, encoded by the coding sequence ATGGCTGAAGTGAAACGCATGTTTGTGAATCATGAATGGATTGAGTCGGAGAGTAAAGAAGTCCTGCGTGTGATAAGTCCTGCAAATGGGGAAGAGGTAGGGGTTGTCACGTTTGGCGATGAGCGTGATGCGGCGAAGGCGATTGCCGCTGCACACGAAGCATATCCAGATTGGTCGACGACCACAGCGCAAAAACGTGCGAAATGCCTCTATCAGCTCTATGAATTGGTGCGCAATCACCGAGACGAGTTGGCGACCATTATCGCTACAGAGATGGGCAAGCCACTACGGGAAGCGAAATGGGAAGTACTTGGTGCTGCGGATAACTTCATGTGGTATGCGGAAGAAGCGAAGCGCGTGTACGGGGAAACCGTTCCGAGTTCTGATCCGAAAAAACGATTGATGGTGATGCGTCAACCGGTTGGCGTCGTTGCGGCGATTACGCCGTGGAACTTCCCTGTGAACATGGTCGCTCGAAAGATTGCACCTGCGTTGGCAGCCGGTTGCACGGTGATTTTGAAACCGGCTGAGAGTACGCCACTGAGTGCTATTCGTCTGTTTGAGTTGATTGAGGAAGCTGGGTTTCCGAAAGGCGTGGCGAACCTGGTCATTGGGGATCCTGAGAAAATCGGCAAGGAATTTCTGGAGAATCCAAATGTCCGAAAGATTGCTTTTACCGGATCGACACGAGTTGGAAAACTTTTAATGGAAGGCGCGGCAAGGCAGGTGAAGCGCGTTAGCCTGGAATTGGGCGGTCATGCCCCGTTCATCGTCTTCGACGATGCCGATTTGGATGCCGCTGTTCAAGGGTTATTTGAAAGTAAATACCGCACGTCGGGGCAGATGTGTATTTGTACGAATCGACTCTTTGTGCACGAGTCAGTTCTACAGGAATTTACTCAAAAACTCATTGAACGTTTAAAACACGCGAAGGTTGGCGACGGACGGGATAAGGCTACGGAAATTGGACCTTTGGTGAATGAGAAAGGCATGAATAAGGTTTTAGAGCATATTGAGGATGCGGTCGCGAAAGGCGCCAAAGTTGTATATGGCGGGCGTCGACTCGTTGAGGGTGAATATGCGAATGGATTCTATATTGAGCCTACGGTGCTTGTGGATGTGACACCGGACATGAAAATTTTACGGGAAGAAACGTTTGGACCGGTTGTTCCCATGATTCCATTTCAAGATGAAGCCTCGGTCTTGCGTATGGCGAATGACTCGACTTATGGATTGGCCGCATATGTTTACACCCGCGATAATAGTCGCTGTTTCCGCATGGCAGAGGGTCTTGAGTACGGTATTGTCGGCGTGAATGACGGCGCACCGACGCAGACGCAGGCACCGTTTGGTGGTTTTAAGGAAAGTGGGATTGGGCGAGAAGGCGGGCGATATGCAATGGATGCCTTTCTTGAAACCAAATTCGTGTCGTTCGGAATTTGA